From the genome of Eucalyptus grandis isolate ANBG69807.140 chromosome 2, ASM1654582v1, whole genome shotgun sequence, one region includes:
- the LOC104435589 gene encoding receptor-like protein kinase FERONIA has protein sequence MSQNLMRLILVLCSLGLLLETNFVVVYADEDSLLPMEMTTYCCDSSAEDIPSDVQIKSLSLKVKASEADLEDYGTPAHPQISVCMSHKQFTHNFTVSPGHKFTRLHFCLASYPGLNVSDALFSVSVGQYTLLRTSQSSYSRDSSDIKCVIREFVMKVDAQILSITFTPSSGHSKAYAFVNKIEIITMPANVYMQDVRLPLVGNSSQIYAVNYTVLETMHRVNVGGDDIPPEGDARMWRSWSGDEDYFVPDGALTSILQSKLGIKYSPEVPAYTAPEKVYSTARTLSPKSGGNMSWSFLVNSGFCYLVRLHFCEITREIRQNGRVFKVYINNMTAGIVRWSRMPGRPVYRDYIIDCSELDTGMEDLQITISSDNGPSESDCQGILNGLEIFKLPDSRDNLAGLNPFGTATSHGSPYREDKATRISLSIFYGLFAVVFLFSFTLLYIPSEWYGTFSLCQKRSSKCCKPFGENAIPLTKIMSTTNNFSDDALIGTGGFGKVYRGSLDGGATLVAVKRADPSSHQGLHEFQTEISMLSKLRHHHLVTLMGYCLERKEMILIYNFMGRGTLREHLYKTNSPPLPLKKRLEICIGAARGLHYLHTGWKQIVIHRDVKSSNILLDDKWEAKVSDFGLSKLGPDAMNQSDMQVSTAVKGSIGYLDPEYYRRLKLTAKSDVYSFGVVLFEVLCAKPAILPAHGNGDGPQSLAECALKCYHSGMLGQMIDPYLQGKIDPDCFRTFTDVAVKCLAETGRERPSMGYVLWNLELALQQQSRADGEKLRGPADKILAGNSSILVAHQLYNSDKNIGAEFSEIIHQTAR, from the coding sequence ATGTCTCAAAACCTCATGCGACTAATACTTGTTCTGTGTTCCCTCGGTCTCTTGCTAGAAACAAACTTTGTAGTTGTGTATGCAGATGAAGATTCTCTCCTGCCGATGGAGATGACAACATATTGCTGTGATTCTTCTGCAGAAGACATTCCATCTGATGTCCAGATAAAAAGTCTTAGCCTGAAAGTTAAAGCCAGTGAAGCCGACCTCGAGGACTATGGTACCCCAGCGCATCCCCAGATATCTGTTTGTATGTCTCATAAACAATTTACCCACAACTTCACTGTCTCTCCTGGACACAAGTTCACCAGACTTCATTTCTGTCTAGCCTCGTATCCAGGCCTAAATGTATCGGATGCATTATTCTCTGTTAGTGTTGGTCAATACACTTTGTTGAGAACCTCCCAGTCCTCCTATTCGAGAGATTCTTCAGATATTAAATGTGTGATTCGAGAATTTGTTATGAAGGTGGATGCCCAAATTCTAAGCATCACATTTACCCCCTCATCTGGTCATTCTAAAGCCTATGCATTTGTGAACAAGATCGAAATCATTACTATGCCTGCGAATGTATACATGCAAGATGTTCGACTTCCACTTGTTGGAAATTCCTCCCAAATATATGCTGTAAATTACACAGTACTCGAGACAATGCACAGGGTAAATGTAGGTGGCGATGACATCCCTCCCGAAGGTGATGCCAGGATGTGGCGCTCGTGGTCAGGAGATGAAGATTACTTTGTTCCTGATGGAGCCCTCACTTCTATCCTTCAATCTAAACTTGGAATAAAGTACAGCCCTGAGGTGCCTGCCTACACTGCACCAGAGAAGGTTTACTCGACAGCAAGAACATTAAGTCCAAAATCTGGTGGAAATATGAGCTGGTCATTCCTTGTGAATTCGGGGTTCTGCTACCTTGTCAGGCTTCATTTCTGCGAGATCACAAGAGAGATCAGACAAAATGGAAGGGTTTTCAAAGTCTACATCAATAATATGACTGCTGGTATAGTGAGATGGAGTCGTATGCCTGGAAGGCCAGTCTATCGAGATTATATTATTGATTGCTCAGAACTAGATACAGGAATGGAGGATCTGCAGATCACAATAAGTAGTGATAATGGGCCATCTGAAAGTGATTGCCAGGGCATCTTGAATGGGTTGGAGATTTTCAAATTACCAGACTCCAGGGATAATTTGGCAGGGCTCAATCCATTTGGTACAGCAACTTCTCATGGTTCGCCTTACAGAGAAGATAAAGCTACTCGAATTAGTTTGAGCATCTTTTATGGGCTTTTTGCAGTGgtttttctgttttcctttACACTGTTGTACATACCTTCCGAGTGGTATGGCACATTCTCCCTATGCCAAAAACGAAGTTCAAAATGCTGCAAGCCATTTGGGGAGAACGCCATCCCATTGACAAAGATCATGTCCACGACCAACAACTTTTCTGATGACGCTCTCATTGGAACCGGGGGATTTGGGAAGGTCTACAGGGGATCCTTGGATGGTGGTGCGACTTTGGTTGCTGTAAAGCGTGCCGATCCTTCTTCACACCAGGGTTTACACGAGTTTCAGACTGAAATATCCATGCTCTCAAAGCTACGCCATCACCACCTTGTCACCCTTATGGGGTATTGCTTGGAGCGCAAAGAAATGATACTCATCTATAACTTCATGGGTCGAGGGACCTTGCGAGAACATCTATATAAGACCAACAGCCCTCCACTTCCATTGAAGAAAAGACTCGAAATTTGCATCGGTGCAGCACGTGGGTTACACTACCTCCACACCGGCTGGAAGCAGATTGTCATCCACCGAGATGTGAAGAGCAGCAACATACTGTTGGACGACAAATGGGAGGCTAAGGTGTCCGACTTTGGATTGTCAAAACTTGGGCCCGATGCAATGAACCAATCCGACATGCAAGTTAGCACTGCAGTAAAAGGAAGCATAGGATATCTTGACCCCGAGTATTATCGCCGTCTCAAACTTACAGCAAAGTCAGATGTGTACTCATTTGGAGTAGTGTTGTTTGAAGTTCTCTGTGCCAAACCTGCAATATTACCTGCCCATGGGAATGGGGATGGACCACAGAGTCTGGCTGAATGTGCCTTAAAATGTTATCATTCAGGTATGCTTGGTCAGATGATTGATCCATATTTACAAGGAAAGATCGACCCCGACTGTTTCCGGACATTCACTGATGTAGCAGTTAAGTGTTTGGCAGAAACAGGAAGAGAGAGACCCTCAATGGGATATGTTTTATGGAACCTAGAGCTAGCATTGCAGCAGCAGAGCAGGGCTGATGGAGAAAAGCTCAGAGGTCCAGCAGATAAGATATTGGCCGGCAATTCATCAATATTAGTTGCTCATCAATTATATAACTCCGATAAGAATATTGGGGcagaattttctgaaattattcACCAAACTGCTCGATGA